From a single Bacillus gobiensis genomic region:
- a CDS encoding glycosyltransferase family 2 protein, translating to MQETIVRRETTTLPKAPNIRHTYMKPRIAVFIPAHNEEKSIEDCLQGLYDQSLPKGVDLDVYVIADNCTDRTEELAKAFGKEYKTNVNVIKTVNNKQRKVGALNTIWKQIYGDMLDIHYTEMTEYQQVYQRSVKAILGMDADSRLAPNALKYMWEGLMSARNIGGVMAKYTMRMPKKKSKLSKDDPYYEEKIASGQYGGPIARWWTHQQKQDMASWLLDLQYRGGSTYVLGGQATLFRPEALQDIVNNNKLDAPWQYESDVEDMLLTWQLQKSGWKTLISPKARCFVDAMKSYHAFRQQRNKWSSGTVDLLTNKDIDIKTRHTGRIWRSQGKMVMDLVIRVMFIALLTVSLATDQFVWSWIWLIPIGLASVLNIILAVKTPMSRPIDVILAGLLISPELYLLVNLMTFCQVWFEKLSTDKKDGWANQYMAESGQTKSKLTQGLLLLILLITSVVLACMYFRDYLTSSVVQEATHPYLMSGWIVLTYLTIFASLIMLRQIWSLRARHTA from the coding sequence ATGCAAGAAACAATAGTAAGAAGGGAAACGACGACATTACCTAAAGCTCCTAACATTCGCCACACATACATGAAACCAAGAATCGCCGTATTCATTCCTGCTCACAATGAAGAGAAGTCTATCGAAGATTGTTTACAAGGTTTGTATGACCAATCGTTGCCAAAAGGTGTTGATCTTGACGTTTATGTAATTGCTGACAACTGTACTGATAGAACAGAAGAACTTGCTAAAGCCTTTGGCAAAGAATATAAAACAAATGTAAACGTCATCAAAACTGTAAACAATAAACAGCGTAAAGTCGGTGCATTAAACACAATATGGAAGCAAATTTATGGAGATATGCTAGATATTCACTACACTGAAATGACTGAATATCAACAGGTATATCAAAGATCAGTAAAAGCCATACTCGGGATGGACGCTGACAGCAGGCTTGCTCCGAACGCCCTGAAATACATGTGGGAAGGTCTAATGAGTGCGCGGAATATCGGGGGAGTTATGGCGAAGTATACGATGAGAATGCCAAAGAAAAAGAGTAAGCTTTCAAAGGATGACCCTTATTACGAAGAAAAAATCGCCAGTGGACAATACGGCGGTCCTATCGCTCGCTGGTGGACACATCAGCAAAAGCAAGATATGGCGAGCTGGCTTTTAGATTTGCAATATCGAGGCGGAAGCACATACGTATTAGGCGGGCAGGCAACATTGTTCCGACCGGAAGCTTTACAGGATATTGTAAATAACAATAAGCTTGATGCTCCTTGGCAATACGAAAGTGATGTAGAAGATATGCTGCTGACATGGCAATTACAAAAATCGGGATGGAAAACATTAATTAGCCCAAAGGCCCGCTGCTTTGTAGATGCGATGAAATCTTACCACGCCTTCAGGCAGCAGAGAAATAAATGGTCATCAGGTACAGTTGATTTGTTAACAAATAAAGATATAGATATTAAAACGAGGCATACAGGGAGAATTTGGAGATCCCAAGGTAAAATGGTGATGGATTTAGTGATTCGTGTGATGTTTATTGCTTTACTGACAGTCTCATTAGCAACCGACCAATTTGTCTGGTCTTGGATTTGGTTAATACCAATTGGCTTAGCTTCTGTTCTTAATATCATATTGGCGGTGAAAACTCCAATGAGCCGGCCGATAGACGTTATTTTAGCCGGGCTTCTGATAAGTCCGGAGCTTTATTTGTTGGTAAACCTAATGACATTTTGCCAGGTTTGGTTTGAGAAATTATCAACCGATAAAAAGGATGGCTGGGCAAATCAGTATATGGCTGAAAGCGGACAGACAAAGAGTAAACTTACACAAGGTCTATTATTGCTAATTTTGTTGATAACTTCTGTTGTTCTTGCTTGTATGTATTTTAGGGATTATCTGACAAGTTCCGTTGTCCAAGAAGCGACACACCCATACTTAATGTCCGGCTGGATTGTTTTAACGTACTTAACAATATTTGCATCATTGATTATGCTGCGTCAAATTTGGTCGCTTAGAGCAAGACATACAGCTTAA
- a CDS encoding SMI1/KNR4 family protein, with product MFDYVKVEDFINNNKERGIFTGGTSDKNIDEIEDSLNVKLPESYKWFLRKYGAGGMFGVLILGYNFDSASVVKRTEDYKRDYGLTDGLVVIEDIDIYSYCLDTNEMTNGECPVIVWDNLGGYENIEAESFIEFLYNRLQDKKENWEEDEDWDDED from the coding sequence ATGTTCGATTATGTAAAAGTTGAAGACTTTATAAATAATAATAAGGAAAGAGGCATATTCACAGGAGGAACAAGTGATAAAAATATAGATGAAATAGAAGATTCTCTTAATGTGAAACTACCCGAAAGTTATAAGTGGTTTTTAAGAAAGTATGGAGCAGGAGGAATGTTTGGTGTACTGATATTAGGATATAACTTTGATTCCGCATCGGTTGTTAAACGTACAGAAGACTATAAAAGAGACTATGGATTAACTGATGGACTTGTAGTTATAGAGGATATTGACATATATTCCTATTGTCTTGATACAAACGAAATGACTAATGGAGAATGCCCCGTGATAGTATGGGATAATCTTGGTGGGTATGAAAACATTGAAGCAGAAAGCTTTATTGAATTTTTATATAATCGACTTCAAGACAAAAAAGAAAACTGGGAAGAAGATGAAGATTGGGACGACGAGGATTGA
- a CDS encoding YdcF family protein — translation MVYIIKFIYGFLLPPGLFVTLLIALGIWAYRRNKAIARMTLVLAFLWYLLTIPFTGVLLTQSLENRYEPPAEASGDVIVMLGSGATSDTPDIDGEGQLSEGAANRLLTTYGLYQQTELPIILSGGQVFPDSGVEAAIAKRQLIRLGVPEDIIIEENRSVNTKQNAEFTKEILQKNRYTKPILVASALQMERAVRNFDRIDIAVQPFPTDYTVNERLVIYPNQFTPSGNDLAFAAIKEYVGILSLYF, via the coding sequence GTGGTATACATCATCAAATTCATCTATGGCTTCCTGCTCCCGCCCGGATTATTCGTTACATTACTAATCGCTTTAGGCATCTGGGCATACCGCCGAAATAAGGCGATTGCGCGCATGACATTAGTTCTTGCTTTTCTTTGGTATCTTCTCACGATTCCCTTTACCGGCGTCCTGCTTACGCAGTCGTTAGAGAATCGATATGAGCCGCCAGCTGAGGCAAGCGGTGATGTGATTGTGATGCTGGGCTCTGGTGCCACTTCAGATACACCTGATATTGATGGAGAAGGCCAACTGTCAGAAGGCGCTGCCAATCGGCTGCTAACGACGTATGGCCTTTACCAGCAGACTGAGCTTCCGATAATTCTTTCCGGCGGACAGGTATTTCCGGATTCCGGAGTGGAAGCCGCCATTGCCAAGCGCCAGCTTATACGGTTAGGGGTACCTGAGGATATAATTATCGAAGAAAATAGAAGTGTAAATACGAAGCAAAACGCAGAATTTACGAAAGAAATATTGCAGAAAAATAGATACACGAAGCCGATATTGGTTGCCTCTGCGTTGCAGATGGAGCGTGCGGTGCGGAATTTTGATCGGATTGACATCGCGGTACAGCCGTTTCCGACTGACTACACGGTAAACGAACGACTTGTGATTTACCCGAATCAATTTACCCCTTCAGGTAATGATCTTGCTTTTGCCGCGATTAAAGAGTACGTGGGTATTCTCTCTTTGTATTTTTAA
- a CDS encoding paeninodin family lasso peptide, translating to MEKKIWKEPTLEVLNMNQTMAGKGTVIIDIISEDDFDIKNPS from the coding sequence ATGGAGAAAAAAATCTGGAAAGAGCCGACTCTAGAAGTTCTAAACATGAATCAAACGATGGCTGGAAAAGGAACAGTTATAATTGACATTATTTCTGAAGACGATTTTGATATCAAAAATCCAAGCTAA
- a CDS encoding YveK family protein codes for MEQAISLKEIFLILRKRLTLIVLVTFAATLLSFFVNYFYLTPTYQASTQLLVSQTRSDEPRFDYNEIQTNLELINTYSVIIKSPVILEKVKEDLNLDESMESLNSMITVSSENESQVIRLSVENSNFEQATAIANKVGEVFQAEVKNIMNIDNVSVLSEAQQDSNPVPVSPRRTLNIAIAFIVGLMAGVGLTFILEYFDNTIKSENEIETLLKVPVLGLVSNVSKKSISEDKIDRPTASVVKESGNVI; via the coding sequence ATGGAACAGGCTATAAGCTTAAAAGAAATTTTTTTAATTCTTCGAAAACGGCTGACCTTAATCGTGTTGGTGACATTCGCTGCAACTTTACTAAGCTTTTTTGTAAACTACTTTTATCTCACTCCAACCTATCAAGCTTCAACTCAACTTCTAGTTAGCCAAACAAGATCTGATGAACCTCGTTTCGATTATAACGAGATTCAAACCAACTTAGAGCTAATTAATACATACAGCGTCATTATTAAAAGTCCAGTCATCCTGGAAAAGGTAAAAGAGGACTTAAATCTGGATGAATCAATGGAATCGTTGAATTCCATGATTACAGTATCGAGTGAAAATGAATCACAAGTCATTAGACTATCGGTAGAGAACAGTAATTTTGAACAAGCAACAGCAATTGCAAATAAGGTCGGAGAAGTTTTTCAAGCAGAAGTCAAAAATATTATGAATATCGACAATGTAAGTGTGTTGTCTGAAGCGCAGCAGGATAGCAATCCTGTACCGGTAAGCCCCCGCCGTACACTTAATATTGCAATTGCTTTCATAGTTGGTTTAATGGCTGGTGTCGGCTTAACTTTTATTCTTGAATATTTCGATAATACAATCAAAAGTGAAAATGAGATTGAGACTCTTTTAAAAGTTCCTGTGTTGGGTTTAGTTTCAAATGTATCAAAAAAATCAATATCTGAAGACAAAATCGATAGACCGACAGCTAGTGTTGTAAAAGAGAGCGGTAATGTCATCTAA
- the galU gene encoding UTP--glucose-1-phosphate uridylyltransferase GalU: MREVKKAIIPAAGLGTRFLPATKAMPKEMLPIVDKPTIEYIVEEAIESGIEDIIIVTGKGKRAIEDHFDHNFELEQNLFEKGKFELLEKVKQSSSINLHYIRQKEPKGLGHAVWCARKFIGNEPFAVLLGDDIVQADIPCTKQLINEYTKTESSVIGVQFVEDDQTERYGIIDPVSKEDDLYKVATFVEKPKKEDAPSNLAIMGRYILTPEIFNFLDNQETGAGGEIQLTDAIQKLNEVQSVYAYDFSGTRYDVGEKFGFIKTTIEFALQHKELKEELLRFMERLVDERRIEM; encoded by the coding sequence ATGAGAGAAGTGAAAAAAGCAATCATACCTGCTGCTGGATTAGGAACAAGGTTTCTTCCTGCAACTAAAGCAATGCCGAAAGAAATGCTTCCGATCGTAGATAAGCCTACTATTGAATACATTGTCGAAGAAGCCATCGAGTCTGGCATTGAAGACATTATTATTGTAACAGGTAAAGGAAAAAGAGCGATTGAAGACCATTTTGATCATAATTTTGAGCTTGAACAAAATTTGTTTGAAAAAGGGAAGTTCGAACTTTTGGAAAAAGTGAAACAGTCTTCTTCCATTAATCTTCATTATATAAGACAAAAAGAGCCGAAAGGATTAGGGCATGCGGTATGGTGTGCGAGAAAATTCATCGGCAACGAACCATTTGCTGTTCTTTTAGGAGATGACATTGTTCAAGCTGATATTCCTTGTACAAAGCAATTAATCAATGAATATACAAAAACGGAATCGTCTGTCATTGGAGTCCAATTTGTAGAGGATGACCAAACAGAGCGCTACGGCATAATTGACCCGGTTTCTAAAGAAGATGACCTATATAAGGTGGCCACATTCGTTGAAAAGCCAAAGAAAGAAGATGCACCATCAAATTTAGCGATCATGGGCCGTTACATACTTACTCCGGAAATCTTCAATTTTTTAGATAATCAAGAAACAGGCGCAGGAGGAGAAATCCAACTGACAGATGCAATTCAGAAATTAAACGAAGTCCAATCTGTATACGCCTATGATTTTTCTGGAACAAGATATGATGTAGGTGAAAAGTTCGGATTTATTAAAACGACCATCGAGTTTGCTCTGCAACATAAAGAGCTGAAAGAGGAATTGCTTCGTTTTATGGAAAGGTTAGTTGACGAAAGAAGAATTGAGATGTAG
- a CDS encoding metal-binding protein ZinT, producing the protein MKISFAKGLSILTIISLLILVGCQNSGSSEGKSNETKPSSSVAEDSSETQEQTSESHTHESEHDHDHEHDHSHAHDEETEKIYEGYFEDSQVKDRSLSDWEGDWQSVYPYLQDGTLDEVFSYKAEHEGDKTAEEYKEYYNKGYKTDVERILIQQDTVTFFKNGEENSGEYIYDGYEILTYDAGNRGVRYIFKLAEKVEGLPQYIQFSDHSIYPNESDHYHLYWGDDRKALLDEVKNWPTYYPSEMNGHDIAHEMMAH; encoded by the coding sequence GGGGTTAAGCATATTAACTATTATTTCACTACTAATATTGGTAGGCTGTCAGAATTCAGGTTCATCCGAAGGCAAGTCTAATGAAACTAAACCATCCTCATCAGTTGCAGAAGACTCTTCTGAAACGCAAGAGCAAACATCTGAAAGTCACACACATGAAAGTGAACACGATCACGACCATGAGCACGATCATAGTCATGCCCACGATGAAGAAACAGAAAAAATTTATGAAGGCTATTTTGAAGATAGTCAAGTAAAGGATCGTTCACTCTCTGATTGGGAAGGAGACTGGCAATCTGTATATCCATATCTACAAGATGGTACTCTTGACGAAGTATTTTCTTATAAAGCAGAACATGAAGGTGACAAGACAGCTGAAGAATATAAGGAGTATTATAATAAAGGGTATAAAACAGATGTTGAGCGTATCTTGATTCAACAGGATACTGTAACGTTCTTTAAAAATGGAGAAGAAAATTCTGGTGAGTATATCTATGACGGGTACGAAATTCTAACATATGATGCGGGAAATAGAGGAGTAAGATACATATTTAAACTAGCTGAAAAAGTCGAAGGACTTCCTCAGTATATTCAATTTAGTGATCATAGTATCTATCCGAATGAATCTGATCACTACCACCTGTATTGGGGTGACGACCGGAAAGCTTTATTGGATGAAGTCAAAAACTGGCCTACCTACTACCCTTCAGAAATGAATGGACATGATATTGCCCACGAGATGATGGCGCATTAA
- a CDS encoding T7SS effector LXG polymorphic toxin produces MTKIFEADVLISAMEKRSNEYQEFKEKLLTLKKAFLELADLESFQGKGANAIKSFYQEQAGGVDGWIDLVDEQLAFFDSISGYMEDENVSGNTVIQLPFLEDELSNGIMNAKNMVNEQRAELKATLHKIDDLVSIHPFSKEPFYSAINDADRELRRARKAVQKVDHQLESEYQSSEANQEYVRDFFQQLTGATGKGNSVTPINFDAAAFHKSEVYQRKQKIDKQTDEYLARKEREAEERKIEQLKKELETIPPFTKEYVEKADEIGMANFSPEEQQQIVQMAESLQMGDIFKGIGVGLFDVGKDFVVGIYDFVTNPGGTVEAVVNSVSHPVDTYNQISKAIADSYERDMVNGDAYSRSHWVSYALGTIATSIVGTKGAGAVSKTGIATTKQVAKTGITKTKTAVQNRSVTDLLPYAPQHQVAAAGASGGIPFNSVNSVWLRDQLITMAKKERALNRKPFTGKEVDVPWLNKDRYDAKDVEGYVKVGDNVKDVSRRVYTLKDIDLNRIDPDTGKTNLQLMKKGEAPFANDGTKVNLHHLIQNEPGSMVEIPGSLHTKYTKILHGLKTNGESFRNDINLEKQYNNFRKKYWKWRAKQFAKQD; encoded by the coding sequence ATGACAAAAATATTTGAAGCTGATGTCTTAATTTCTGCAATGGAAAAACGATCAAACGAGTATCAAGAGTTTAAAGAGAAGTTATTAACATTAAAAAAAGCCTTTTTAGAGCTTGCCGACCTTGAGAGTTTTCAAGGAAAAGGCGCAAATGCCATCAAAAGCTTTTATCAGGAACAGGCTGGTGGTGTCGATGGCTGGATCGATCTAGTCGATGAGCAGCTTGCCTTTTTTGACAGTATTTCAGGATACATGGAGGATGAAAATGTATCAGGAAATACAGTCATCCAACTTCCGTTTTTAGAGGATGAACTGTCGAACGGAATCATGAATGCTAAGAACATGGTCAACGAGCAGCGGGCCGAGCTAAAAGCAACGTTACATAAGATTGATGACCTCGTCTCGATTCATCCCTTCAGCAAAGAGCCGTTTTATTCCGCAATAAACGATGCTGATCGAGAGCTCAGACGAGCAAGAAAAGCTGTTCAGAAAGTGGATCATCAATTAGAATCAGAGTATCAATCATCTGAAGCTAACCAAGAGTATGTCCGTGATTTCTTTCAGCAGTTGACAGGAGCCACCGGCAAAGGAAATTCTGTCACTCCGATCAATTTCGACGCTGCTGCCTTTCACAAAAGCGAAGTGTACCAAAGAAAACAAAAGATTGATAAGCAGACGGACGAGTACCTTGCACGAAAGGAAAGAGAAGCTGAAGAACGAAAGATTGAACAGCTGAAAAAAGAGTTAGAAACCATCCCGCCTTTTACAAAAGAGTATGTGGAAAAAGCGGATGAGATTGGAATGGCGAATTTCTCACCAGAAGAACAGCAGCAAATCGTCCAGATGGCTGAGTCACTTCAAATGGGTGATATTTTTAAAGGGATTGGCGTGGGGTTATTTGATGTGGGAAAAGACTTCGTCGTTGGAATCTATGATTTTGTTACAAACCCGGGAGGAACGGTAGAAGCTGTTGTAAATTCTGTTTCCCATCCAGTAGATACGTACAACCAGATTTCAAAAGCCATTGCTGATTCATATGAACGCGACATGGTAAATGGGGATGCGTATTCACGATCACACTGGGTGTCTTATGCACTTGGTACGATAGCAACTTCCATTGTAGGTACAAAGGGTGCAGGAGCTGTTTCAAAGACAGGTATTGCCACCACGAAACAAGTAGCTAAGACCGGAATAACCAAAACAAAAACTGCCGTACAAAATAGGTCTGTAACTGATTTGCTGCCGTATGCGCCACAACATCAAGTAGCCGCAGCAGGAGCTTCAGGTGGAATTCCATTCAATTCTGTAAATAGTGTATGGTTAAGAGATCAATTAATTACCATGGCGAAGAAAGAAAGGGCATTAAATAGAAAGCCATTTACAGGCAAAGAAGTTGATGTTCCTTGGTTGAATAAAGATAGATATGACGCAAAAGATGTTGAAGGGTACGTAAAAGTTGGAGATAATGTAAAAGATGTCAGTCGAAGAGTGTATACACTTAAAGATATTGATCTTAATAGAATAGATCCAGATACAGGAAAAACTAATCTACAGCTCATGAAAAAAGGTGAAGCACCTTTTGCAAATGATGGTACAAAGGTAAATTTGCATCACTTGATTCAAAATGAACCAGGGTCTATGGTAGAGATACCAGGAAGCTTGCATACTAAATATACTAAAATCCTGCATGGTTTAAAAACAAATGGTGAGAGTTTTCGAAATGATATTAATCTCGAAAAACAATATAATAACTTTAGGAAAAAGTATTGGAAATGGAGAGCGAAACAATTTGCGAAACAAGATTAA
- a CDS encoding SMI1/KNR4 family protein: protein MDYTKVLDFINQNSEDDDFTGGISEEKINEIQEKLQVLLPKSYKWFLRNYGSGGIYGVNILGHGKVSARVVTVTEEYRKYYNLTNGIVVIEYIDEFSYCLDTNKMKNGECPVILWDNHEGYGRTVANNFLEFLLDDLEQSKENWEEDEDWNDED from the coding sequence ATGGATTACACAAAAGTACTGGATTTTATTAATCAAAATAGTGAAGATGATGATTTTACAGGGGGTATAAGTGAAGAAAAGATTAACGAAATCCAAGAAAAACTCCAGGTTTTACTTCCCAAGAGCTATAAATGGTTTTTGAGAAATTATGGTTCTGGTGGAATATATGGAGTTAATATTTTAGGACATGGAAAAGTATCTGCAAGAGTTGTTACTGTTACTGAAGAATATAGAAAATATTATAATTTAACAAATGGTATTGTTGTTATTGAATATATTGATGAATTTTCTTATTGTCTAGATACAAACAAAATGAAAAATGGAGAATGCCCAGTTATATTATGGGATAATCATGAAGGATATGGTCGTACTGTAGCTAATAATTTTCTTGAATTTTTATTAGATGACCTAGAGCAATCCAAAGAGAACTGGGAAGAAGATGAAGATTGGAATGATGAGGATTGA